The genomic stretch atttttatattaaataaaccaaacataacatcaacatgtgtttaatTATGTGCATTAAATCTGGAAAAATAAGTTCAGGAAAATTTGATTAAAATTACATGATCTGTCAAATTATGTCATCATAACCAGCAATGGATGGTGCATAAcactgtttcttttttaaatttaatcaTAATGCATGGACATCAAAACTGAGAGATCATACCAGAATTTGATCAGAAACCtattgtaaacataaatatttcaattaCAACATGACTGTGACAGGGTTAAATTAAAGTGTGACATTTCagaaaataatgcaaaataactgCATTAAGGTGAAGAAAAAGTATTTTTACATAAAGTGTAAACATTACTCTGTCACATCATATCAACAAAGCTTTGATGTACTTTGTTGTAATCTTTGTCAAACACAAATAGCACCAATTCTATAGAACCACCCCTATAACAGGGGATAAGATTTTGTGTGAGCAACTTAGCTGGTTGCCAAGAGATAGTACCAGATCCGAGACCCCCATACACTCTGGGTATAAGATCAGCTTGCGAGGTACCTGTGTACGAACCTCAGCCCTTCTTCATATCGCTCAGAAATTATACATACCAGGTAGCATTTCTTGTACTACATTGTCTTTAACCCAGTCTGTGCTAGTTGAATCTAACACAGCAGGAATTTTGATAAATGTGGGACAAGTGAAGAACCTTGAAATTCCCCTTTTCAGGTCCGAGCCACTCCTTGGTGTACTGGCATTAGATGGTTGATCCATGGGTAGAGGTCCAGTATCTCAGCAGACTGCAGCAGTTACCCTTCAGATAGGTGTCTCCACCCTGGATctatatgtgtggagtttgaatgTTCTCTTTTGGTTCCCCCCAAACACTTGCTAAGGCTAAAGGGATTTGTCAAATTGCCTAtatgtgtgaatgtgtatgtgaatggtgtgtgtgccctgcaatgggttatGCATCATCCaaggttattccctgccttgtgattgtagcttccaggataggcttgTGCCCCTGAAGAGGACAtatgggtatagaaaatggacggatggataaTGCCCCATGAAACCCTATAGTAGTGGAACACCTCTTGTCTTGCTTACATGACACCGTTTTTTCATGGCATTTAGGAGATTTGGTCCCTTGGAGTCCACATTGTTTCAACCATTGTATTAATTTCTTGTGGGTCCACATGAATTGAAAGTCCAGATGCAGTTTTTGTTGAGCTGATACTCCCTGTCATTCCAGGATAAGTTTAACAAGGAAAGGGCACCTCTTCTTCATCCACATTGTCTGTGGGACTGTCCTCCTACTTCCTGGAACTCCCCTGCCGTGGAATAAAGAGTCCCCCCTTTCTCAGCCAATGAACAAAACTTTAGTTCTACATATTCTTGAAACATAAGCTAATGGGTTTTTGGAGATTCTATCCACCTACCACATATTCAAACAAAAATTATGACCGTAAAAATGAGACAATAAAAAGATTATGGATGTGGTGTCATTGAGTTAAAAGTCTAATAAATTATCATTATTTCATCACTCAGTGCCATTGTAACCAGGATGCTGATATGTATCATGTAACAATGTAATATCATCATTTCCAAAATATAGCACATAAAAACAAATCACAGGACATGTTTAGGGTTTTGTGgcttattattttgataatgtTCTGAAGTGCCCAGCCATGTGTCCTAATGGGGGATGCTTTGCACATGATTGGCAACCACTGTTATACCCCAAATGTGTCATAGGCTCTCTAAAAGCTACATGCAGAAGATTCAGCTAGTAAagaatataataatattataattcaAAAATATAATAATCATAGCAAGAAGATGACGAACAAAGACAGAGATAGGAAACATGTACTCTTCCTCTTGAATTCAACATGAAAACATCAGTCCCTCCCTTCAGTTCCCCAGTCCCTCCTTTCTAAAACTTAAGTATGAGACAACCACAGAATGTTTGTTGCTCATTATTGCTGTGTATTCAGAGACTGAATAAACTAGTTCCCTCATAtagagattttttttcataCAGTGGTTCTAATACTTTTTCTCAGTTCCTTGTTGTACTCTTTTTTGTTATAGTGTTTCAAAGAAGCTATGAGCATAACAAGACTGTGTGTTTTCCTTGTGGTCTTCTATTATGCCTGTAagtaaaaatgttaaatgtgCAATTTATTAAATGTACAAAAAAGTTCATTTTAGAAGAGAATATTTGTAgaacaaaatgtatttataaaatTTTTCTGACATTGACACAATTGCAGAATTAGTCCAGAAAATATTTTATGGTCTGTTTGGTTCGTACTGTACTTTTCAGTTCATCTCGCCAGTTTTTGTTAGCTTGGTTCAAATAAACTGATAGaggaaataaaattatttttttctaggTCCATTCTACCAAGGCTAATATTGTGAACACATGTTGTTTTTCCAGACACCACACTGGCTGTGTATGTTAATCAATCCAGTCTCTTGATGAGGGTCCAGACTGGAGACACTGTGACTCTGACATGCACATGTCCAAAGGATGAACTGTTTGTTGCATGGTTCAAGCAACCTGTTGGCCAGAAGCCCCAGCTCATGGCAAAAGCCTATTACCTAGCGGATGGTGAATTTTCcgaagcatttaaaaaaatggaacGCCTTAGtgtacagaaaatagatggaagTTTTAACCTGACCATTTCCAGATTGGAGCCATCAGATTCAGCAGTGTATTACTGTGCTGCTGTGTTCTATTATGAAATCACATTTGGAAATGGAACCTTTATCATGCTGACAGGTAAGTAGGACTCTTCATTTTTCAGTAAAACACATAATAGAATATTGCTGTAAACCTATATTCTACAATATTATCTATTGATGTACAGTACTGCGCAAAAGTCttaagcagtcaaagaaaatgtttaagacaatttatctgggtagtaagtgtgtATTTCTTCAgggaaaaaacacaatttgtCATTACAATGTctatacattttacattaacacaataaaaaaatgaatttcTTATTTTCTCGAAAAAGTTATTGATATCTTCTTGGATGGCTAGAAGGCCAATTTCCAGTTCCCAGAACTCTCTTCTTTCATGTTTTCATAAAATTTTACCACCACATTACCACTTACTAGATTAACTTACTTAGTGAAATAATTGGATTGAAGTATTAATTAGTCTAACATGGTATGCTAGTTGTCAAGTCAATAAAATTCATGTGCATATTGTATGGTTCCTGCAAATACCAGGGTGACTTTTGAAATGGCTCATTAAGATGAGACTttgtaaatacataaaatggtaaatggactgcatttatatagcgctttttactactcttacgagtaccaaagcgctttacaatctacagtatgcctcacattcacccattcacaccatacattcacacaccagCTTATTATTGGTGTAATAGCTTTCAccaatatttaacatttaaacatttaaattacgGTAAGCATAATTGCAGCTGCAATGCATAGAATCACTGCACTGCAGCATAGAAATCAAAATCTCACTATAAGCTTCTTTTTCAGATAAGAAATCTGACAGCAGGACTGTGGTACAGCAGCCTCTGTGTGACACAGTGCAGCCAGGAGACTCTGTGCTCCTGCAGTGTACAATAGTGTCCGAGAGCTGTGCAGGAGAACACAGTGTTTACTGGTTCAGGCATGGATCAGGAGAATCCCTTCCAGGAGTCATTTACACCAAGGGAAACAGGAGTGATAAGTGTAAGAAGAGCTCTGAGGCTGGATCTCCTACACAGAGCTGTGTCTACAGCCTCCCCATGAGGAACCTCAACCTCTCTGATGCTGGGACTTACTACTGTGCTGTTGCCATGTGTGGGGAGATGCTGTTTGGGAATGGAACCATACTAAATATAGAAGGTGTGGTTGTTCACAGGTATTAAAATTAGACACATTATAATAGGGCTGTGATGGGTGCTCCCCCTAAATAAATCGAAAAAGGGAGGCACTTTGATCATTCAGGCAAAAGGGGCAGGTGCTTGGGGACCAGGaccgggacccccccccccccacctcctgcaTTATAATTGTTATCCATCCAACCATGCATTCATCCAACCAATTTTCCTTCTCTTTGTCCAATACAGAATCAACGTATAATGTATCCTAGGAAACTCTATTTATACACACATACGGTATGCTTTTTTGTGTGTAACTTGTCTCAATTTGTTTTTTCTTCAGGATCTGACTGGTTTGCAGAGAAGACTCTTTTGGTCTGGCTCTCCATTATAAGAAGTGGAGCCCTCCTTTGTGTCCTACTAATATTCTCTGCCTTTTATGGTGCATTTAAGGTTAAAAACTGATGAATGCTTGACATCAAAGAATATGCTCACATATGGTCTATTTTCCCATCAtgcacacaaataaaaaaatcatgtttttgAGTCACACATATTCCCCCCTCATCAGTGCGACCATTGTGCATAACCCAAAAAAAAGGCATGACCAAGTCTAAATGATTCATAAAGTTACGTCCTCAATGATTTTGGCAGCAAGCAATACATGGAACATGGAGTAATTTACATTGTTA from Paramormyrops kingsleyae isolate MSU_618 chromosome 10, PKINGS_0.4, whole genome shotgun sequence encodes the following:
- the LOC111841886 gene encoding uncharacterized protein, translated to MSITRLCVFLVVFYYAYTTLAVYVNQSSLLMRVQTGDTVTLTCTCPKDELFVAWFKQPVGQKPQLMAKAYYLADGEFSEAFKKMERLSVQKIDGSFNLTISRLEPSDSAVYYCAAVFYYEITFGNGTFIMLTDKKSDSRTVVQQPLCDTVQPGDSVLLQCTIVSESCAGEHSVYWFRHGSGESLPGVIYTKGNRSDKCKKSSEAGSPTQSCVYSLPMRNLNLSDAGTYYCAVAMCGEMLFGNGTILNIEGVVVHRY